The following coding sequences lie in one Heyndrickxia oleronia genomic window:
- a CDS encoding flagellar hook-associated protein 2 — protein MVRISGLASGMDIDSLVENLMKAERAPLDKLTQQKQKYEWQRDDFREIRTMMFNFNNSIFDNILKQSTYTQKKVNVSDPDLISVRNVNSTSDFSGTITVNSLATSSSVVGGTIGTSIDSSKKVSEIFTDVKGSQSIKVKAITADGKLEEKEVKFDADKDSLDDVVKKVNQETGATMFVDSKTGKVSLTSKNTGTTREGTTDVDLSLTGILFEKLKVADNVTDTETKRTAGTNASFTFNGIETTRTSNTFQINGFEITLKEGKPGKSVTFSSSTDVDAVVDKIVKFVDEYNKLVEKVNGKVTEKRYRDFQPLTAEQKADMKDKEIELWEEKAKSGMLYGDSILSSSLTEMRTNLYSPVSGLTGMNQLSEIGITTTANYLDGGKLTIDEDKLRAAIEKDPNAVYSIFANDGDTTAEKGLGRRLRDTLKNTMEKIDEKAGKATSVNNTFTLGKLLDNVDKSIDSLQDRLKDIESRYYRQFSAMETAIQRANQQSAYLSQFFSS, from the coding sequence ATGGTAAGAATTAGTGGTCTTGCAAGTGGGATGGACATTGATTCACTTGTTGAAAATTTAATGAAGGCGGAAAGAGCACCATTAGATAAATTAACACAGCAAAAACAAAAGTACGAATGGCAACGTGATGATTTTCGAGAAATTAGAACGATGATGTTCAATTTTAATAATTCAATTTTTGACAATATCTTGAAACAAAGTACTTATACTCAAAAGAAGGTGAATGTATCTGATCCCGATCTTATATCGGTTAGAAATGTAAATTCAACTTCCGATTTTTCTGGAACGATTACAGTGAATAGTCTAGCCACCTCTAGTTCTGTAGTTGGGGGAACAATTGGCACTTCTATCGATTCTTCAAAAAAAGTAAGTGAGATATTTACTGATGTAAAAGGTAGTCAATCCATAAAAGTAAAAGCAATCACAGCTGACGGAAAACTGGAAGAAAAAGAAGTCAAATTTGATGCGGATAAAGATTCCTTAGATGATGTCGTCAAGAAAGTGAATCAAGAAACTGGAGCAACAATGTTTGTTGATTCGAAAACGGGAAAAGTTTCTCTTACTTCAAAGAATACCGGTACTACTAGAGAAGGTACAACGGATGTTGACTTGTCTTTAACTGGTATTCTTTTTGAAAAATTGAAAGTTGCTGATAATGTTACTGATACTGAAACAAAAAGGACAGCTGGGACAAATGCCTCGTTTACTTTTAACGGTATTGAAACAACACGTACCTCAAATACATTCCAAATTAATGGATTTGAGATTACTTTGAAAGAGGGAAAGCCGGGAAAGAGTGTTACATTTAGTTCTTCAACTGATGTTGATGCAGTTGTAGATAAGATTGTCAAATTTGTTGATGAGTATAATAAGCTAGTTGAAAAAGTAAATGGAAAAGTAACTGAAAAGCGTTATAGAGATTTTCAGCCACTAACAGCAGAACAAAAAGCAGATATGAAAGATAAGGAAATAGAGCTTTGGGAAGAAAAAGCAAAGAGCGGAATGCTTTATGGAGATTCTATTTTATCCTCCAGTTTGACTGAAATGCGTACAAATTTATATTCTCCAGTGAGTGGGCTTACTGGAATGAATCAATTATCAGAAATAGGGATAACAACTACTGCTAATTATCTTGATGGTGGAAAACTTACAATTGATGAGGATAAACTTAGAGCAGCGATAGAAAAGGATCCAAATGCTGTGTATTCAATATTTGCAAATGATGGAGATACAACTGCGGAAAAAGGATTAGGCAGACGTTTGCGTGATACATTAAAAAATACTATGGAAAAAATTGATGAAAAAGCTGGTAAAGCTACAAGTGTGAACAATACTTTTACATTAGGAAAATTATTAGATAATGTTGATAAAAGTATTGATAGTCTGCAAGATCGCTTGAAAGATATTGAAAGCCGCTATTATCGGCAATTTTCAGCAATGGAGACTGCTATTC